TTACACATGTTAGTCGGCTGCTGTAATAATATGTCTTCAGGTGGTGCAGGTGTCTTTTTGGGGAAATCGATGAGAAATATGTCcgttctgttgctgcttgcagtcTTATGGTGGGTTCAAGTGAAGGCTGTGTGACGAGGGATGTGGGGAGATACagtgaagaagccatgcttAAAGAACCCTAGCGGAGTTTTGTCGGGTTGGATCCCGTGTTGAACCAGTGTGCTTCACCCGTGTGAAATGTGACACTGGTGAAACACACTGGTGTTACACCTCTTGTTCGCGTGATAGGGCGGGTTTAACACCGGTGTAAGTTATAAAGCTTTACCCGCAAATTTTATAGTTATTTTGCACCGGTATTGTTCTAGTTAAATATACCCGTATAAAGCTCAAATTTGTCCCAGTGTACTTCTCTGATTATCCCTACTATATTAACGGGAGTAATACACTAATATGTAACTGGTGCACTTCTACAGCtgaaatttttgtataatGGGTGCATAAACCCGTATCAAACCCTTTACATGTGCTGGTGATTTTCTCCAGTTTTAATCTCATGCTATTTGTTGGTAGATCACACTTGTGTTACCCTATTGCATTTGTTTGGTACATCGCACTGGTTTTGAACCCTTCAAACATACCAGTTTTCACAGTTACAATCTTGGTCCGTCTCTTTCACGAGTGCAAACAAGCTAGACATTTTCAGTAAACAGACAAGTACTTTTTACTGCcacgtattttatttctattgtaCTGCTGAATGAAAAAGCATGACATTAGGgcacaaaacaagtaatttatTTACTGATGCAGTCCAGAAGGTCTAATAACCAtgaaatgttaaataaaaattgtcacAATGTAAAAACCTAACATTGGAATCTTCTTAGTATaccaacgacaaaacaaattaaagacTAAAACAGTTAACTAATGCTTCAAGTCTATCTATATACTGTTTCAATGTGATCCCATCGTTGTATTGCATCggtgttgctgttgctgatgTGGCAGGTCTGTCATCTGTCTGTTCATCACGGCATTTGTTGCGGAATTCTCTGGCGTGTGTCGATATCGTACTCAAACCAAGAATTCCTTGGGTAACGAAACCTTTGAAAAACATTGCTTCTCCACTGATTTGGTTCTTGATTTTTACCGTTGGCAAAATGTGTCCCAACTGGTGGGTATACCATGAATTGCATGCATTCCGAAACCCAGGTTGTTGGAACACAAGTGTAGTAAGTGATGTCTTTGAAGTTTTCATCTCTTTCAACCGTTTTTACGAGGTAATACTTGATAGATGTAACATTATTAACACTTTCTCCCCCCGTCTTCTCCAAATTGTGTATGCCCTTCCAGTGCATGTGTATTCTTTCAACCTAATAAAGTACCATTATTTTCGCAAAAAGTTCTTTATTTATAAAGTTATTATACCTGGAAGGCACCAGAACTACCCGCATTGCTGTTTGATAAAGATTCCTCGTCGCCTTCAGCTGTTATTGGCTCCATGACTGatattttgccttttttgtttgtttttcaacaaATTCACACAAACTCGCCAACAGGAATTCCCAACTGACATGCACGaggaataattaaacattagTCGGgaaatattaaattaataagCTTAGTTTTACCATCGGCGTTATTCACCACTAAATGCGATCACCACGCGATATGTCTTTTTTCCAAGTTCGTCTGCTCTTTTCCAGCGTGGAGAATTCTAAAGGTATGGAAagttaaataataaaagacgATTGATAAGCGACAGCAAAAGCATTCTTACTGCTGGTATCCATGGCTACCACAATATGTCGTCGTCTGCATTTCCACTTGTGTTTTACAATATTGTAAAGTGAGCGCGTGACAACTTGTATCAGCCCGACAAGAAGTAAGTTCTAAATACTTGTAAGGAATGCAACGCCATGACTTGTCCAGTATATAATTTGTGTGTGACTCATTTTTTAACAATGAATCTTGCTTTCTGTCtcatatttattaatttaccCTCAGTTTTCTGTGTATACATAgtataaagtatatttgaatttaCGCGCCTTGCGGCGAAAAACAGACAAGTTGAATTTTTATTCCGGTGTGTGAAACAGGTTTGAAACGCAGTAAACATTGGATGGAAAACTATATTTATGAAACAAGATGTAGACGCGTTTCATTGCAGTGTCAAACCAATATGTTCCTTACAAACTGTGgtaacaaattgaaataaaaaatatgagtgTGGCAAACCAATATGAAATGCATATAGatgtaattttaaaagctATATGTCAACCACTTTGATGAATATTTCTATGTCCTTATCACAGAAAAAGTAAACCAATATGCTGTTTCGTTAACTAGCCTACCCATGGCTTCAAACCGGTGTCACACACACTTAAAAAGGCGcagaaaccacaaaaaatGTAAGTGTGTGACACTATTATGAAACCAATATTCCCGGAATAAATCCCCAACACCAACTAGATGAATTTTATGGGTGCTTAAATCTAGTTCTACCTAAAGTTCATATGGGTGTCAGACACCCTCCGAAAAATGCCATCAACGAGAGGGGAAAATATCATTAAGGAGTGTCCTGCACCCGTTAGGAATGCTCTTGAATCTGGTTTACAAAAATTACCTTTACTCTAAGTAAAAATGAGGCAAAATAGTTTCGTAACACGAGGATCCGAAGAGTATCAAATGCAGCTTTCACATCGCAAATTCAGAATTACGTTAAATGAggcttttcatttgaaattcctCGGTTGCGTGAAGCACACCCaatttgaaccataaatgaagGGTTTGAAATAAGTGTTTTACACCACACCAGATCCACACCAAAAAACTCCACTGGGgaatgggaattctgttacatGACTCCCGGGCTCGTAAAATTACGTCCTGTAATCGGTCTAGTCAAACATAAGTTTGCAGTAGAGGAGGTAGATATTGTTTCATGTCGATTGGTTCTGAAATGTCCATCACTTCTCGACGTCGGTTTCTTCTATGGGTGGTTTTGTTGAGATTTTTAAGTGTGCAGCAACAGCTCTATGTCGTCTTGAATACGCCAAGCCATCGGAGGATTTTGAAGGCGATGGTGCAGATGATTGCTAGACCAATGAAGAACATGATGATCTTGAAGGTTTCCCACCAGCTCATATAGCTggttattccttttttttcttctgctgcAACAATGATATTTCTAATCGCTGTTGATGAATTGATGCCTGTTTTCATGCTTTGTTCAGCCATTGCTGCTGCGAGATCTGCTATTATGTTCATGTGGCTTGTTGTAATGCCATCATTAGCCTGGGCTTCATAGTCGTGTGCATTATCATCGTCGTAGCGGAAGGACGTAGGCAAATCCCGTTCTGGTTGTAAAAGGGTTGCTTCGGCTTTCTCCCAGAGTACCGTTACTATAGAAATGATGTCTTCCATTAAAATTGACGTAATAGACTCTCCAGTAGCATGGGCTGTACGGGCAAGTTCCCAGCCGTTTGTGGCGATGATGAAGTTTTTGAATCGAGGTTGAGGTCCACAGCTTGTCGTTTTGAGTAGCGAATGTTATTCTAATGGCTCTGCATTGCTTCAACAATACAGTTTCTCTTTGTGCTTGAAGATTCATGCATTCGGGAAATTGTAGGATGCTGACTGCTAGCCATCCGTCGTATTTAGCAGCTGAGATTGCAAGAGCTCTTTTAGTCCAAACTAATTCGCATTGAGTGTTCCTCACGATTCTCAGAATATCATTTTTGTTCAGTCAGTTTGTCGCGTACAAACTGTACGTGTACGGCCAAACCGACTTGAGTGTTGAGTAGGGGAGAACAGGGTCATCATGgacaatatatttatttttcgtttttttaaatgttgagTATAATTCAATTCTAATTTTTGATGTGTGTGGGTGTAGCAATTTCATTTCGACTtccttgaattttctttttttttctttcacaaataaaaagatgaaacTGTTCTTGTGAAGTCATTTTCTGAACAGAAGTTGAAAATGGTGGGGTAAAACTGGACAGGCATTGTATGAAATTGGACAATGCCAGTTTCAGTAATACAGtgccatgaaaaaaaaatttatacatATGTTTGATGGCTACATTCATGCTATGTTCATTTATACACATCCATTTATAATTTTGCATTAAAATAAGGTATTTATATCGGCTTTGATGAAATGGGGGTTGAATTGGAcatttcgtttgtttgtttttttaaaaggggggTTCCCAACAAGGGATCAATTATCGAAATACAATCGATTGATACAACAAGCAGACGACAGTCATGCTTCTTTGAGAAGAAATGGCTAATGGTGGTCGAATACTCTTTGATAGCTCATTATACATTGGAGAAATTCCATTCATCACTTTAGATAATATCTCAggtaatttattttcaaaattctaaCATTTAAGATGTATGTGATGAAGGGCAAAAGGTTACATTGTTACtgaaataaggaaaaagaattccatttttgtttctggtAGGCCTACCACATGTGAAATTAGTTCAATATTAAATCCTCATTCGTCTAATATTTTAAGGTCAATTGATATTTTGGCTCTTTGATGAAAACACTGGCCAATTTCTCAACTCCTTAACTGCTGAATTTTTAAGTGTGAATCTACTACATCAACAGACAAAGGCATCATTTTGGATCAGCATCGTTCAAACTGTTAGTTTGAAGCTTGCGTGATCAGCTTATTATAGGACAATCTTTCTCGAGGTAAAATATTTCATgtaatcttttattttaaacatattGTAAGAGATGTTGTTTGGTGAACAGTCATTTCATCAGTCATAAGCATCGAAGCTATGACTTCACACTCAACCATAGTccaccatgtgtttttactatAAATGAAccaaaatttgtttctttctttttctagtaATCCTTCTCTTGGATATTGATTGGTCGTGCTGGTTTTCACTAACAAaataaagtaagaaaaaatagACGTTGTGTGTTTCATGTGTGCAACAATCATTTAATAGATTTCTTTGAATTAGATGAATAGATCATATGTAAGGGAAACGATTAGATCccaaaccaacaaaaaagaCATAAGAGCTGCAATTGCTAAAGTTCTTAAAGGGCTTGCAACTATACGCTCTGCTGCAACTGAATTTGGGTTGTAGAAATCAACTGTAGCCTACTATAAATCTAAACATACTCTGGAAAGTCTAGTTCGTTCGAAGTCCATCAAGAAAGCAGAGCATCATAGCCAGATTTTCTCTGCAGCACAAGAAACAGAATTGAGTGATTATTTGAAGAGTTGCTGTTTTCTCAATCACGGGCTAACGACCATAGAGACTCGTAAATTGGCTCACACCCAcgcaataaaaaatagaataaaaattcCCGTAAATTGGAAACTCAACAATATCGCATCAGCAGATTGGCTAATAGTATTTCTTAAACGGAACGCGAGACCATCTATCAGAAAACCTGAAGCAACAAGTCAGGCTCGTGCAGCAGGTTTCCAACCAGCCCGTAGTTTCTTTATTTTCGACCACCTAAGAAACGTTTATGCGAAGCACAACCAATTGGTTGCTTGGGACTGGTTGATGAGTCAGGATGGATGACggcagaaaaatt
This genomic stretch from Daphnia magna isolate NIES linkage group LG10, ASM2063170v1.1, whole genome shotgun sequence harbors:
- the LOC116930225 gene encoding uncharacterized protein LOC116930225; its protein translation is MEPITAEGDEESLSNSNAGSSGAFQVERIHMHWKGIHNLEKTGGESVNNVTSIKYYLVKTVERDENFKDITYYTCVPTTWVSECMQFMVYPPVGTHFANGKNQEPNQWRSNVFQRFRYPRNSWFEYDIDTRQRIPQQMP